From Spea bombifrons isolate aSpeBom1 chromosome 6, aSpeBom1.2.pri, whole genome shotgun sequence, a single genomic window includes:
- the SH3GLB1 gene encoding endophilin-B1: MDFNVKKFAADAGTFLSRAVQFTEEKLGQAEKTELDAHLENLLGKADSTKLWTERIMKQTEVLLQPNPNTRIEEFVYEKLDRKAPSRLNNQEQLAQYMIDAGNEFGPGAAYGNALIKCGETQRRIGGAHRELVQTSAINFLTPLRNFIEGDYKTMAKEKKLLQNKRLDLDAAKARLKKARVTEARAAAEQDLRITQSEFDRQAEITRLLLEGISSTHAHHLRCLNDFVEAQMTYFAQCYQYMMDLQKQLGSFPSTFASNNNQSSLTPMQSVSLPSISASAPLPAASNSVVTSGFTELKASNGNRKARVLYDYDAANSSELSLLADEVIAVYSLPGMDSDWLMGERGNQKGKVPITYLELIN, encoded by the exons ATGGACTTCAACGTAAAGAAGTTTGCGGCGGATGCTGGAACTTTCCTCAGCCGGGCGGTGCAG TTCACAGAAGAGAAGCTGGGCCAAGCCGAGAAGACCGAGCTGGATGCTCACCTAGAGAACCTTCTCGGCAAAGCGGACAGCACAAAACTCTGGACCGAGAGGATCATGAAGCAAACCGAGGTCTTACTGCAACCCAATCCAA ATACCCGGATAGAAGAGTTTGTATATGAGAAGCTTGACAGAAAAGCACCAAGTCGCTTGAATAACCAAGAGCAGCTGGCTCAGTACATGATCGATGCCGGAAATGAGTTTGGACCGGGAGCAGCGTACG GAAACGCTCTCATTAAATGCGGGGAAACCCAGAGGAGAATAGGTGGAGCTCACAGAGAACTTGTACAGACGTCGGCAATAAACTTCCTGACTCCATTAAGAAATTTTATAGAAGGAGACTATAAAACTATGGCT AAAGAGAAGAAACTCTTGCAGAATAAAAGGCTGGATTTGGATGCAGCAAAGGCTCGTCTGAAAAAAGCCAGGGTAACCGAAGCCAGAGCAGCA GCTGAACAGGATCTCCGAATTACACAAAGTGAGTTTGACCGCCAAGCTGAGATTACCAGACTTCTGTTAGAAGGAATAAGTAGTACACAT GCACATCATCTCCGCTGTCTGAACGACTTTGTAGAAGCCCAGATGACTTATTTTGCACAGTGTTATCAATATATGATGGATCTTCAGAAGCAGCTTGGCAG CTTCCCGTCGACGTTCGCGTCCAACAATAATCAGTCTTCCTTAACGCCTATGCAAAGTGTTTCTCTTCCTTCAATCTCTGCCTCCGCTCCATTACCTGCTGCAAGTAATTCTGTAGTTACTTCAGGCTTCACTGAATTGAAAGCATCAAATGGCAACAGAAAGGCCAGAGTCCTGTATGATTATGATGCCGCAAACAGCAGTGAATTATCTCTCCTTGCAGATGAG GTCATAGCCGTTTACAGTTTGCCTGGAATGGATTCTGATTGGCTAATGGGGGAGAGAGGAAATCAAAAAGGAAAAGTGCCAATTACATACCTTGAGCTCATTAACTAA